The genomic window TTCTTcttttgtagagttattattatttattttcttgaaagCAAAGAATCAATCTTTTTATCATGTGAAACATAACTAAGACACTTGGCCCTACTCAATATATATACAAGAGCACTATAGGAAACTAAACTATACATCTACCAATTTATTCATGGTGTTTAAAGTTCGGGATTGTCCTCCTTTTAATAATATCGTCTCTAGAATTCGAATATAAGTTCTCTCTTTGAAAGTATAATGTGCCTTATTATAAcatattcttgttatttttatattatttttagaagtTGTTTTTTAGTGTATTCGTGTTATGTAATAATGAGTTGTCAAATATTATAAGGCGTggtaaattattataattttgggGGGGTTTACCTTTACTTTAAATCTTTTTCTAAATAATGTTGAAAATGgtagaaatataaaatttataataagaaATGAAGATGCGTAAGTAATAAGAAAAGTAAAACTAgcattaatacataataaatttaatgTAGATTATAGAAAGGCAAACCAAGTCTTTGCAATTGAAAGAAAGTAGAATTTggtactattttttaaaaatataacaggcgaaatgaatatatttattaaaaaaacaattgatACTTGGATtgcaataataaaattaaatgattcaaatctcattatttttaatttattatgaaaaaaaataaaaataccttcATAATAATTGAGTTCTTATATTGGCCACCTAATATGGGTGATTTGTAGATTGGAAAAAATGGAAAACCCTAAGAAAAATACAGTCTTTCATGGTTATAAACAATCCCCCCAAAGAGGTTTACCTCTGCAAATTTGTTAGCTTATAGTTGGCCAATCCCATTCATTTCCAATACACCCcccataaattaattatttaaaaaaaaaaaaaggaaattgaagAGAAGTTAAAAGGGGGGGGGGGGAGACATCGAGGGCATTGCTTGCATTTGCGTAGTTTATGATATACAAGAGAAGTCCCTTTGGTTCAAAGACAAGCTTCCATGCTTCTCTgagttttgtttttttctttattatcgGAAGTGAATAGCGGTTCATCATCTCCGATGGAGAAATCAACCACCTTCCTCATTAGAAGATCTATCTACACTTTCCTTCAATACTATCACTACTTCACTGCAACTGCtgcaatccttgctttgccataCTCCCTTTCGGTTCTTGTTTCGCAGTTCTTTGTCCCCTCTTCTCCTCTGTTACCATCAATCCACAATCACCTTAAAGCCATTTTCATGGCGGCCGAGTTTCCTCCCTCCTCGGACTTCTTCAGGGTTCTCAGTTTCAAGATTTCCCAGACCATTTCTTCATCAATCTTTGCTCTTCCTTTCACCCTTTCTTTCTTCCTCGTAGCCAAAGCTTCCATCATTCACCTCCTCAACCACCACCATACTCCAACCTCCCCACCTTCATTATCTTCGGTTTTATCTCTTTACAAGCCTCTCTTATCCACTTTCATATGCAATTTCTTCGTGCTTTTATCTGCAAATTCAACAGCTTTCTGTCTTTTGTTCTTTGGGTTCCATTTGTTTAATGGGTTTGGATTCTCATCATCTCCCAATTGGCTCATCTTCATGTCAGCTGCTGGTGCTGTTCTTTATTCCGTAATTCTTGCCAATGCACTTATAATTTGTAACTTAGCATTGGTTTCTTCAGGGATGGAGAAATCAGGTGGGTATTCAGCAATTTTAAGAGCTTGTGTTTTAATAAAGGGAAGGGCTTCAACTGCTTTAGCATTGGCAGTGCCTTGGAATCTGGCGTTGGCAGCCATTGAAGCTCTCTTCCATTACCGCGTTGTGAGAGCCTATCATAGTGGTGATTTCAACAGTTTCTCAATTGCTTTAGAAGTGGTCTTAATTGCTTACTTATACTCCAATGTCGTTGTTCTTGATACTGTTGTGAGTTCCATGCTCTTCAAAAGCTGCAAAACAGGTTGTTTGATGGATGAGGAAAGAAGGGATTGTTACAGGATTGAAATTGTAGCAGAGAAAGATGGAAATGCTTATGTGAAGTTGACGAATATTGAACAACTtccatagaaaaaaaaaacagccaTCAAATTGTATGGTCTTGAATTTCTGCATATGTAAATTCATTTCATACTGTAATTCCAAGATTCATTTTCTGAGAAAACCAGGCGATTTCTGAGGGATAAGTGATCAAAACATATGGGATATAGGTTCAAGAATCAAGAAACAGAAGAgggattctttttttcttttttcttttcctttttcctttataAAATTCTGATAATGTTTATATTGGAATTTTGGAACAGATCTTCATGTATGTTATTCCCTGAACAAAACTACTTCACTGGGAAAAAAGTGAATGGGAAATTCCATATTATAATATGAGGGAAATATGAAATGTCAGGAAAAATATCAACTTGGTTA from Gossypium hirsutum isolate 1008001.06 chromosome D12, Gossypium_hirsutum_v2.1, whole genome shotgun sequence includes these protein-coding regions:
- the LOC107942523 gene encoding uncharacterized protein, whose product is MEKSTTFLIRRSIYTFLQYYHYFTATAAILALPYSLSVLVSQFFVPSSPLLPSIHNHLKAIFMAAEFPPSSDFFRVLSFKISQTISSSIFALPFTLSFFLVAKASIIHLLNHHHTPTSPPSLSSVLSLYKPLLSTFICNFFVLLSANSTAFCLLFFGFHLFNGFGFSSSPNWLIFMSAAGAVLYSVILANALIICNLALVSSGMEKSGGYSAILRACVLIKGRASTALALAVPWNLALAAIEALFHYRVVRAYHSGDFNSFSIALEVVLIAYLYSNVVVLDTVVSSMLFKSCKTGCLMDEERRDCYRIEIVAEKDGNAYVKLTNIEQLP